From Drosophila nasuta strain 15112-1781.00 chromosome X, ASM2355853v1, whole genome shotgun sequence, one genomic window encodes:
- the LOC132795186 gene encoding MAP kinase-activating death domain protein isoform X3 — MSDQQRASLCPRLVDYMAIVGAHTTPPMPKGNQGSKAPPVQVPDLLRRYPPSDHADFPLPLDMVYFCQPEGCTSVGPRRTGSAIRDMTSFVFALTDKDSGKTRYGICVNFYRPIERPSSVSGCGAASGAERAGNGHGGHGGHGGGGSGARGRRSSAFRRESWRKSMERSSDSAFSSDYRSNVAPSDSDRELTSRRDSDQQRLHSHHHQQQQQQQQQQQQHPQSVPRLGLMAPSADSESGGSHSPSPRASRKRTKLRNQSLTSLCIISHHPFFTTFRECLFILKKLIDACNESSSPKRVGASQKINRDNVWTVLAGHASEATPSIVLHDVREIETWILRLLSTPVPVPGSTRVEVEVLSPTVHEPLLFALPDHTRFSLVDFPLHLPLELLGVETCLKVWTLIILENKVLFQSRDYNALSMSVMAFVTMLYPLEYMFPVIPLLPTCLSCAEQLLLAPTPFVIGVPASFLIYKKNFRLPDDIWVVDLDSTKLTPPTGGYDEIPPLPEPEGTILKNHLKQALTSMTATNQAVSSQQLLPSVRDSLQEPPLLGVSQVRLPLQTPPHSAQASQRNSVSAQGALMSRQPSPMNSPALNPFVYGTDVDSVDVATRVAMVRFFNAQNTLANFAEHTRTLRLYPRPVVAFQINSFLRSRPRASMFLNQFARTQAVEFLAEWSLTPTNVAFLRVQTGVMDPMQVGDKPKWFAHSLTPIRFSVWDDGSSLNGALRSLKQLECQPTDESGSDSEGADSSSSSYSSLSDFVSEMASSDLSPSLHDVFGSYNRPHVVPQTLSSNLDPALVYHPPSKLQYPEGLAGAASQKEDEERADSPVSSSSSRSDLSSPSFNRDSEFDFQPKGGQQATPAPFELATPLAMRLEATIKMASIEAESDTTSTVTGKSIASNKLQRNTSDLERTEKKIPPPLTPPVKQPGVSNILARTGSSGSSSSSPGRQSSQSSLFENFASHAKELVRETTRQSSQEGLLAHVDKFTLHAKKAAGEASKQALEVSKQAAGVSKNTLEDLTYVGKSTLGDLTKTAKEAATKKGIIKIEEHGGVAPGVGVGVSNNPVNPAANSQLATQKQVQQSGGSGGGGNNFFSSIGSDFNGLASSTTTMFSGMFGKKNQQKQAAVQHKPTNVTPAKNKTGINFDPFPGRKGLVERTPLIKHAGPRQTQEELTRQQNQERSHSNAENQAFLKDVTNQVLAGEGVGWLKLNRFKKLMEDESYRTLVLSKLNKTLDKKIAPDDHIDDVCVTKPVWKGMLKCVQAIAAGLDVTFSNFGLGGMASVFQLMEVAHTHYWSKEITDGSDMSSSLLSSHAASPMGSRENLRSPSSPNGSHSGLGSEWASPQESRKSSTHTALPASTAASRRLSSTDSQDGQSTTEMFKDMLSQKRSALKNMLTSFDSDTTTSKDSKRSSGNLWSGKSTLSAGFRYTGGHLINTSSSPSPDSPRVYLFEGLLGKDRLNLWNQMQFWEDAFLDAVSQERDMIGMDQGPIEMMERYKSLSESERKRLEHDEDRLLSTMLYNLTAILVMLNVTKDEIRRKIRRLLGKSHIGLVYSQEVHNVVDQINNLNGNDIDLKPLGSRLLHRQSFTVHQGTDVNGPLRFMEVRDDGLVLRSVDGTIVERWWYERLVNMTYSPKTKLLCLWRRNGGQTQLHKYYTRKCKELYNCIKEAMERGGTPTNVPELGGEFPVQDMNTGEGGLLQVCLEGVGLLFSNSKFFVRLDHIRKCFTQKGGIFVLEEYNPKTRNLIQRKYQSSMAAEIVLSFHRVTSVQFAYICHLNKEKMRRNTGIETENETQMEMAAMTEPPTIDTSLSTLPIENVH, encoded by the exons ATGTCGGACCAGCAGCGTGCCTCGCTCTGTCCTCGCCTCGTCGACTACATGGCCATTGTGGGCGCCCACACAACGCCGCCAATGCCCAAGGGCAATCAGGGCAGCAAAGCGCCGCCGGTGCAG GTTCCCGATCTGTTGCGTCGCTATCCGCCGTCGGATCATGCCGACTTTCCGCTGCCCCTCGATATGGTATACTTTTGCCAACCAGAGGGATGCACCAGCGTTGGACCACGACGCACTGGCTCCGCCATACGGGACATGACCTCGTTTGTGTTCGCGCTGACGGACAAGGATTCGGGGAAGACACGCTACGGCATCTGTGTGAATTTCTATCGACCCATCGAACGTCCCAGTTCGGTGTCCGGTTGCGGTGCCGCATCTGGTGCCGAACGTGCCGGAAACGGACATGGCGGCCACGGTGGTCATGGCGGGGGAGGCAGCGGTGCCAGGGGACGACGCTCGTCTGCCTTCAGACGCGAATCGTGGCGCAAGAGCATGGAACGCAGCTCGGACTCAGCATTCAGCAG CGACTACAGAAGTAACGTCGCGCCCAGCGATTCGGATCGTGAACTGACCTCGCGTCGCGACTCCGATCAGCAGCGTCTCCActcgcatcatcatcagcagcaacagcagcaacaacaacagcagcagcagcatccacaATCGGTGCCCCGATTGGGTTTAATGGCGCCATCAGCCGATTCAGAATCGGGTGGCAGCCATTCGCCATCGCCGCGAGCATCGAGGAAACGCACCAAGCTGCGCAATCAATCGTTGACCTCGCTGTGCATCATCTCGCATCATCCGTTCTTTACCACGTTCCGCGAGTGCCTCTTCATACTGAAGAAACTGATCGATGCCTGCAACGAATCGTCGTCACCGAAGCGAGTCGGTGCATCGCAGAAAATCAATCGGGATAACGTTTGGACGGTGCTGGCGGGTCATGCCAGCGAGGCGACGCCCTCCATCGTCCTCCACGATGTGCGCGAGATCGAGACCTGGATCCTCCGTCTGCTCTCCACGCCGGTGCCGGTGCCGGGCTCCACGCGTGTCGAG GTGGAGGTGCTGTCGCCCACTGTGCATGAACCTTTGCTCTTTGCATTGCCGGATCATACGCGATTCTCGCTGGTTGATTTCCCGTTGCATTTGCCGCTCGAGCTGCTGGGCGTGGAGACCTGCCTGAAGGTCTGGACATTGATAATACTGGAGAACAAGGTGTTGTTTCAATCACGCGACTACAATGCGCTCTCCATGTCCGTGATGGCATTCGTGACGATGCTGTATCCCTTGGAGTACATGTTCCCGGTGATACCGTTGCTCCCCACATGTCTCAGTTGTGCcgagcagctgctgttggcgcCCACGCCCTTTGTCATCGGTGTGCCCGCCTCCTTTCTCATCTACAAAAAGAACTTTAG GTTGCCCGATGACATTTGGGTCGTGGACTTGGATTCGACAAAGCTAACACCTCCAACGGGGGGCTACGATGAGATTCCGCCGCTGCCCGAACCCGAGGGCACCATACTAAAGAATCACTTGAAACAG GCATTAACATCGATGACGGCCACTAATCAGGCTGTGTCCTCGCAACAACTGCTGCCCTCGGTGCGCGACAGTCTCCAGGAGCCGCCGCTATTGGG GGTATCCCAAGTGCGTTTGCCTTTGCAAACGCCGCCGCATTCGGCGCAGGCGAGTCAAAGGAATTCGGTGTCCGCACAGGGCGCTCTGATGTCCCGCCAGCCAAGTCCGATGAATTCACCGGCCCTCAATCCCTTTGTGTATGGCACCGATGTCGATTCCGTGGATGTGGCCACACGGGTGGCCATGGTGCGTTTCTTCAACGCACAGAATACGTTGGCCAATTTCGCCGAACATACGCGCACTTTGCGTTTGTATCCGCGTCCCGTGGTCGCCTTTCAGATCAACAGTTTTCTGCGCTCGCGTCCGCGTGCCTCGATGTTCCTCAATCAGTTTGCGCGCACCCAAGCGGTGGAGTTCCTTGCGGAGTGGTCGCTGACACCGACAAATGTGGCGTTCTTGCGCGTCCAGACGGGCGTCATGGATCCCATGCAGGTGGGCGATAAGCCCAAATGGTTTGCTCACAGCCTGACGCCCATCCGGTTTTCGGTGTGGGACGATGGCAGCTCGTTGAATGGCGCCTTGCGTTCCCTCAAGCAGCTCGAGTGCCAGCCCACCGATGAGAGCGGCTCCGATTCGGAGGGcgccgacagcagcagctcctcgTACAGTTCGCTAAGTGATTTTGTCTCCGAGATGGCATCGTCGGATCTGTCGCCCAGTTTGCATGATGTTTTCGGCTCGTACAATCGACCACATGTGGTGCCACAAACGTTATCCTCGAATCTGGATCCCGCCCTGGTCTATCATCCGCCCAGTAAATTGCAATATCCCGAGGGTTTGGCCGGAGCGGCGAGTCAAAAAGAAGACGAGGAACGTGCCGATTCGCCGGTGTCATCGTCGTCGAGTCGCTCGGACTTGAGTTCGCCCAGCTTCAATCGGGATTCGGAATTTGATTTTCAGCCCAAGGGCGGACAACAAGCGACACCGGCGCCATTTGAGCTGGCAACGCCGTTGGCCATGCGACTGGAGGCGACCATCAAGATGGCCAGCATCGAGGCGGAATCGGACACCACATCGACGGTCACCGGGAAAAGCATTGCGAGCAACAAACTGCAGCGCAACACCAGCGATTTGGAGCGCACCGAGAAGAAGATACCA CCGCCTTTAACGCCGCCCGTCAAGCAGCCGGGTGTGAGCAACATTTTGGCACGCACCGGAAGCTCAGGCTCAAGTTCCAGCAGTCCGGGACGCCAGAGTTCCCAGAGCTCGCTCTTTGAGAACTTTGCCTCGCATGCCAAGGAGCTGGTGCGCGAAACAACACGCCAGAGCAGTCAGGAGGGTTTACTTGCCCACGTGGACAAG TTCACGCTGCATGCCAAGAAGGCGGCTGGGGAGGCGTCCAAGCAGGCGCTGGAGGTGTCCAAACAGGCGGCGGGTGTTAGCAAGAACACTCTGGAGGATCTCACGTATGTGGGCAAATCAACGTTGGGTGATCTCACCAAGACCGCCAAGGAGGCGGCCACCAAAAAGGGCATCATCAAGATCGAGGAGCATGGCGGAGTAGCGCCAGGCGTTGGCGTCGGTGTCAGCAACAATCCTGTGAACCCGGCTGCCAATTCCCAGTTGGCCACACAGAAGCAGGTGCAACAGAGTGGCGGCAGCGGCGGTGGTGGCAATAATTTCTTTAGCTCCATTGGCAGCGATTTCAATGGTTTGGCCTCCTCGACCACCACCATGTTCTCGGGCATGTTTGGCAAAA AGAACCAACAAAAGCAGGCAGCGGTGCAGCACAAACCGACGAATGTGACACCGGCCAAGAACAAAACGGGGATCAATTTTGATCCGTTCCCGGGTCGCAAGGGACTCGTGGAACGCACACCGTTGATCAAGCATGCGGGACCCCGACAAACGCAGGAAGAGTTGACGCGCCAACAGAATCAGGAGCGTTCGCACAGCAATGCCGAGAATCAGGCGTTCCTCAAGGATGTGACCAATCAGGTGCTCGCAGGCGAAGGTGTCGGCTGGTTGAAGCTCAATCGGTTCAAGAAACTCATGGAGGATGAATCGTATCGCACGTTGGTGTTGAGCAAGCTCAACAAGACGCTCGACAAGAAGATTGCACCCGACGATCACATTGACGATGTG TGCGTCACGAAACCAGTGTGGAAGGGCATGCTCAAGTGTGTGCAAGCAATTGCCGCTGGCTTGGATGTGACGTTCAGCAACTTTGGTCTCGGCGGCATGGCTTCGGTGTTCCAGCTAATGGAGGTGGCGCATACGCATTACTGGAGCAAGGAGATCACCGATGGCAGCGACATGTCCTCCAGTCTGCTGTCGAGTCATGCGGCCAGTCCGATGGGCAGTCGGGAGAATCTGCGTTCCCCGAGCAGTCCGAACGGTTCGCATTCGGGTCTGGGCAGCGAATGGGCATCGCCGCAAGAGTCCCGAAAGAGTTCCACGCACACAGCGTTGCCCGCTTCGACGGCGGCGTCGCGTCGCTTGTCATCGACGGACAGTCAGGATGGTCAGTCGACGACGGAGATGTTCAAGGATATGTTGTCGCAGAAGAGAAGTGCCTTGAAGAACATGCTCACCTCGTTCGATTCGGAT ACAACCACATCGAAAGATTCGAAACGGAGCAGCGGTAACCTTTGGTCCGGCAAATCAACGCTTAGCGCCGGCTTTCGTTATACGGGCGGACATTTGATCAACACTTCGTCTTCCCCATCGCCAGATAGTCCGCGGGTTTATCTATTCGAGGGACTGCTGGGCAAGGATCGCTTGAATCTCTGGAATCAAATGCAGTTCTGGGAGGATGCCTTCTTGGATGCGGTCAGCCAGGAGCGTGATATGATCGGAATGGATCAG gGTCCCATTGAGATGATGGAACGTTACAAATCGCTGAGCGAATCGGAGCGTAAGCGACTGGAGCATGACGAGGATCGACTGTTGAGCACTATGCTCTACAATCTGACTGCGATTTTAGTAATGCTGAATGTGACCAAGGATGAGATACGTCGCAAGATCCGACGTTTGCTGGGCAAAAGTCACATTGGACTTGTCTACTCGCAGGAAGTGCACAATGTGGTCGATCAGATCAACAATCTG AATGGCAATGACATCGACCTGAAGCCGCTGGGATCACGACTGTTGCATCGCCAGAGTTTCACTGTTCATCAGGGCACCGATGTGAATGGACCGCTGCGTTTCATGGAAGTGCGCGACGATGGTCTCGTCTTGCGTTCCGTCGATGGTACAATTGTGGAACGTTGGTGGTATGAGCGACTGGTGAACATGACTTACTCGCCAAAGACCAAGCTGCTTTGCCTTTGGCGTCGCAATGGCGGACAGACTCAGCTGCACAAATATTACACACGAAAG TGCAAGGAGCTGTACAATTGCATTAAGGAGGCCATGGAGCGTGGTGGCACGCCCACAAATGTACCCGAATTGGGCGGTGAGTTTCCCGTGCAGGATATGAATACGGGCGAGGGAGGTTTACTGCAGGTCTGTCTTGAGGGTGTCGGTTTGTTGTTCTCCAACAGCAAG TTCTTTGTGCGTTTGGATCACATACGCAAATGTTTTACACAAAAAGGTGGAATTTTCGTCCTGGAGGAATACA ATCCCAAGACACGCAATCTCATACAGCGCAAATATCAATCGAGCATG GCAGCGGAAATTGTGCTGAGCTTTCATCGGGTGACGTCCGTGCAATTTGCGTACATTTGTCACCTCAACAAGGAGAAGATGCGGCGGAACACTGGCATTGAAACAGAGAACGAAACACAAATGGAAATGGCCGCGATGACAGAGCCGCCAACTATCGATACAAGTCTTTCCACGCTGCCAATCGAGAATGTGCATTAG